In Pseudomonas sp. MM213, a genomic segment contains:
- a CDS encoding acetyltransferase → MKMYLLGAANPEAVRMLHAVKRSTPNVEFAFLDNDPNKHGTPFFGVPVIGGSALVSELKGPDVRFVNLITGSTRLRYETTRQLVEAGATLGQFIHPGIDLTMIRMGQGSYLQEGVIMQAEVTLGDNTSISAGSVVGHEGQIGHSVFMAPGVCIAGCVEIGDGTFIGTNATILPRLRIGRWVTIGAGAVVTKDVPDYSVVAGNPARIIKTNVVPYPDGKVFN, encoded by the coding sequence GTGAAGATGTACTTGCTGGGCGCGGCCAACCCGGAAGCGGTGCGCATGCTGCACGCGGTGAAGCGCAGCACACCGAACGTCGAGTTTGCGTTTCTGGACAATGACCCGAACAAACACGGGACACCGTTTTTTGGTGTTCCGGTCATTGGCGGTTCGGCGTTGGTCAGTGAGCTCAAGGGGCCGGACGTACGTTTCGTCAACCTGATCACCGGCAGCACCCGACTGCGCTACGAGACCACTCGCCAACTGGTCGAGGCCGGTGCAACGCTGGGCCAGTTCATCCACCCCGGCATTGACCTGACCATGATTCGCATGGGGCAGGGCAGTTATCTGCAGGAAGGCGTAATCATGCAGGCCGAGGTGACGCTGGGCGACAACACCAGCATCAGCGCCGGCAGCGTGGTGGGGCATGAAGGGCAAATCGGCCACTCGGTGTTCATGGCGCCCGGCGTGTGCATCGCCGGTTGCGTGGAGATCGGCGACGGCACGTTCATCGGCACCAACGCCACCATTCTTCCACGCTTGCGTATCGGACGCTGGGTGACCATCGGCGCCGGCGCCGTCGTCACCAAAGATGTCCCGGATTATTCAGTCGTGGCGGGCAATCCCGCCAGGATCATCAAGACCAACGTGGTGCCTTACCCCGACGGTAAGGTCTTCAACTAA
- a CDS encoding cephalosporin hydroxylase family protein has product MNPHEQFREEVKDNIEGLKKDKALQAESLGWVGTTAKHKYTYNFSWMGRPIIQFPQDMVAMQEIIWNLRPDVIVETGIAHGGSLVFYASILELMGHGEVLGVDIDIRQHNREAIEAHPMSKRIQMIQGSSIDTAIVDQVRERIQGKKVLVVLDSNHTHEHVLEELRLYAPMVSVGSYCVVMDTVVEDMPEDAFPDRPWGKGDNPKTAVWAYLEENRDFEIDQAIHSKLLITVAPDGYLRRVR; this is encoded by the coding sequence ATGAATCCCCATGAGCAGTTTCGCGAAGAAGTAAAAGACAACATCGAAGGCCTGAAGAAGGACAAGGCGCTGCAAGCCGAGTCGCTGGGCTGGGTCGGCACCACGGCCAAACACAAGTACACCTACAACTTCAGCTGGATGGGCCGGCCGATCATTCAGTTCCCGCAGGACATGGTCGCCATGCAGGAAATCATCTGGAACCTGCGTCCGGATGTGATCGTTGAAACCGGCATCGCCCACGGCGGTTCGCTGGTGTTTTACGCCTCGATCCTGGAACTGATGGGCCATGGTGAAGTGCTGGGTGTCGACATCGATATCCGCCAGCACAACCGCGAAGCGATCGAAGCTCACCCGATGAGCAAACGCATCCAGATGATCCAGGGTTCGAGCATCGACACCGCCATCGTCGACCAGGTGCGCGAGCGCATCCAGGGCAAGAAAGTGCTGGTGGTCCTGGACTCCAATCACACCCACGAACACGTGCTCGAAGAGCTGCGCCTGTATGCACCGATGGTCTCGGTGGGCAGCTATTGCGTGGTCATGGACACCGTGGTCGAAGACATGCCGGAAGATGCGTTCCCGGACCGTCCATGGGGCAAGGGTGACAACCCGAAAACCGCGGTCTGGGCCTACCTGGAAGAGAACCGTGATTTCGAGATCGACCAGGCCATTCACAGCAAGCTGCTGATCACTGTCGCGCCGGATGGCTACCTGCGCCGAGTACGTTAA